From a single Rutidosis leptorrhynchoides isolate AG116_Rl617_1_P2 chromosome 5, CSIRO_AGI_Rlap_v1, whole genome shotgun sequence genomic region:
- the LOC139849222 gene encoding uncharacterized mitochondrial protein AtMg00310-like, giving the protein MPFDEGRVQLISSVLTAMQIYWCSAFNLPDAIIKDIEKILRGFLWCQGDLKRGKAKLRWDDLCMPKIEGGLGIKRLKYWNIALMTSHIWSIISNKHTLWVQWIHSYRLSNRHFWDVPIPANASWTWFDTWSSIGPIAEVVSRRDIAAIGLQSNAKGDVIRWKKDDSSLHVFSVSHVWESIRPRAIEFDWFLVVWFSQCIPRHAFLMWLLMGERLKTHLKSWEILQGVLLSSKVWGRASCMIRLPINSNNWIFKKSHRTEVKLFDDIYSTVRLKLLSIRFKRSRGVDDMKTDWHM; this is encoded by the exons ATGCCTTTTGATGAAG GTAGAGTTCAACTTATCTCTTCTGTTCTGACGGCTATGCAAATTTATTGGTGTTCAGCTTTTAATCTTCCGGATGCGATTATTAAAGACATAGAGAAAATTTTGCGGGGTTTTCTTTGGTGTCAAGGTGATTTGAAAAGGGGTAAAGCTAAGCTTAGATGGGATGACTTATGCATGCCAAAGATTGAAGGTGGTTTAGGGATAAAGAGGCTGAAGTATTGGAATATAGCACTTATGACTTCTCATATTTGGAGTATTATTTCTAATAAGCATACTCTTTGGGTTCAATGGATACACTCGTATCGCCTATCTAATAGGCATTTTTGGGATGTTCCTATTCCGGCTAATGCTAGTTGGA CGTGGTTTGACACTTGGTCATCAATAGGACCGATTGCTGAGGTGGTGTCTCGAAGGGATATTGCTGCGATTGGCTTACAGTCAAATGCTAAAG GTGATGTTATTCGTTGGAAAAAAGATGATTCTTCATTACATGTGTTTTCAGTTAGCCACGTTTGGGAGTCTATTCGTCCTCGGGCTATAGAATTTGATTGGTTTTTGGTTGTGTGGTTCTCTCAATGTATTCCCCGTCACGCTTTTCTTATGTGGTTGCTTATGGGAGAAAGACTCAAGACACATTTAAAATCATGGGAAATTCTTCAAGGCGTTCTGTTG TCTTCTAAAGTATGGGGGAGAGCTAGTTGTATGATCCGGTTACCCATTAACAGCAACAACTG GATTTTCAAGAAGTCTCATAGAACTGAAGTGAAGCTGTTTGATGATATCTACTCTACGGTTCGTTTAAAGCTGTTATCCATTCGGTTCAAGAGATCTAGAGGAGTTGATGATATGAAGACTGACTGGCACATGTAA